One genomic window of Verrucomicrobiota bacterium includes the following:
- a CDS encoding ATP-binding cassette domain-containing protein: MIEVINLTKLYGDFAAVTDLSFTVNPGEVMGLVGPNGAGKTTTLRCLSGIIPPTRGALAAMAGAGVWVLGLLFDRLDLSAETAA, encoded by the coding sequence GTGATCGAGGTCATCAATCTCACCAAGCTCTACGGCGACTTCGCGGCCGTCACGGACCTGTCCTTCACCGTGAACCCCGGCGAAGTGATGGGGCTCGTCGGCCCGAACGGCGCGGGCAAAACCACCACGCTGCGCTGTCTTTCCGGCATCATCCCGCCCACACGCGGCGCGCTCGCCGCCATGGCCGGCGCGGGCGTGTGGGTGCTCGGCCTGCTGTTCGATCGCCTGGACCTTTCGGCGGAAACCGCGGCCTGA